One window from the genome of Hyalangium minutum encodes:
- a CDS encoding flavin-containing monooxygenase → MTATKKGEFTFSPEALREKYRIEREKRLRPDGNTQYIPLQGVFEDFDKDRYVEPGFTRPALTEKLDVLIVGGGFGGMLAGVRLRQAGVNSFRIIEKGGDFGGTWYWNRYPGAACDVESYIYLPLLEETGYMPKEKYAKAPEIFAHCQRIGRHFDLYKAALFQTLVQTMDWDEGARRWNITTDRGDRLAARFVIIAGGVLHKAKLPGIPGIETFRGHCFHTSRWDYSYTGGSPTSRMTRLADKRVGIIGTGATAVQAIPHLGAAAQQLYVFQRTPSSVGARNNQPTDEAWVKTLKPGWQQERIQNFSAIVSGLQQDVDMVQDGWTSIFQDTVTQQARTPEEKAELRQLADFRKMEEVRARVAAIIQDPVTAEALKPYYHPLCKRPCFHDEYLETFNQPNVQLVDTEGKGVERITPTGVVVKGKEYPVDCLVYASGFEVSGEYTQKLGFDIRGRGGKSLRDSWAKGPATLHGMHSRGFPNLMPFTTTQSGWAINFVHILDEQSQHAAYIIAQCLQRGVERVEPTEQAQQLWWEVILGHLQKGVTFGGPDCTPGYYNNEGIKSGPEAVRFATFGGDTLAFIDILRAWRQSGELAGLELTRGEASSHP, encoded by the coding sequence ATGACTGCGACGAAGAAGGGCGAGTTCACTTTCTCCCCAGAGGCGCTGCGGGAGAAGTACCGGATCGAGCGCGAGAAGCGGCTGCGCCCCGACGGCAACACCCAGTACATCCCCCTCCAGGGCGTCTTCGAGGACTTCGACAAGGACCGCTATGTCGAGCCCGGCTTCACCCGTCCGGCGCTGACCGAGAAGCTCGACGTGCTGATCGTCGGCGGTGGCTTTGGCGGCATGCTGGCCGGAGTGCGGCTGCGCCAGGCGGGAGTGAACTCCTTCCGCATCATCGAGAAGGGCGGCGACTTCGGCGGCACTTGGTACTGGAATCGCTACCCGGGCGCCGCCTGTGACGTGGAGTCGTACATCTACCTGCCGCTGCTCGAAGAGACCGGCTACATGCCCAAGGAGAAGTACGCCAAGGCGCCGGAGATCTTCGCCCACTGCCAGCGCATTGGCCGGCACTTCGATCTCTACAAGGCGGCGCTGTTCCAGACCTTGGTCCAGACGATGGACTGGGACGAGGGCGCCCGGCGCTGGAACATCACGACCGATCGGGGCGACCGGCTCGCGGCGCGGTTCGTGATCATCGCGGGCGGCGTCCTCCACAAGGCGAAGCTGCCCGGCATCCCAGGGATCGAGACCTTCCGGGGCCACTGCTTCCACACGAGCCGCTGGGACTATTCCTATACCGGCGGCAGCCCCACGAGCCGCATGACCCGGCTGGCCGACAAGCGCGTGGGCATCATCGGCACGGGCGCGACAGCGGTCCAGGCCATCCCCCACCTGGGTGCTGCGGCCCAGCAGCTGTATGTCTTTCAACGCACGCCCTCGAGCGTGGGCGCGCGCAACAACCAGCCGACGGACGAGGCCTGGGTGAAGACGCTCAAGCCCGGCTGGCAGCAGGAGCGCATCCAGAACTTCTCCGCGATCGTCTCCGGCTTGCAGCAAGACGTCGACATGGTCCAGGACGGCTGGACTTCCATTTTCCAGGACACCGTCACCCAGCAGGCCCGGACGCCCGAGGAGAAGGCCGAGCTGCGCCAGCTGGCCGACTTCCGCAAGATGGAGGAGGTCCGCGCGCGGGTGGCCGCCATCATCCAGGATCCGGTGACGGCCGAGGCGCTCAAGCCCTACTACCACCCGCTGTGCAAGCGGCCCTGCTTCCACGATGAATACCTGGAGACGTTCAACCAGCCCAACGTCCAGCTCGTCGACACCGAGGGCAAGGGCGTGGAGCGGATCACTCCCACCGGAGTGGTGGTCAAGGGTAAGGAGTACCCGGTCGATTGTCTGGTCTACGCCTCGGGCTTCGAGGTCTCGGGTGAGTACACCCAGAAGCTGGGCTTCGACATCCGCGGGCGTGGCGGCAAGTCCCTGCGCGACAGCTGGGCCAAGGGCCCGGCGACGCTGCATGGCATGCACAGCCGCGGGTTTCCGAACCTGATGCCGTTCACCACGACCCAGAGCGGCTGGGCGATCAACTTCGTGCACATCCTCGACGAGCAGTCGCAGCACGCCGCCTACATCATCGCGCAGTGCCTCCAGCGAGGCGTCGAGAGGGTCGAGCCCACGGAGCAGGCGCAGCAGCTGTGGTGGGAGGTGATTCTCGGTCACCTCCAGAAGGGCGTCACCTTCGGGGGACCCGATTGCACGCCCGGCTACTACAACAACGAAGGTATCAAGTCGGGCCCGGAAGCGGTTCGCTTCGCCACCTTCGGAGGGGACACGCTCGCGTTCATCGATATCCTGCGCGCATGGCGCCAGAGCGGGGAACTCGCGGGACTGGAGCTCACGCGCGGCGAGGCGTCTTCCCACCCATGA
- a CDS encoding trifunctional serine/threonine-protein kinase/ATP-binding protein/sensor histidine kinase: MLNLQGYTFRRPVRATGSNMLFQAVREVDGAPVIIKTPVGPAIGPREDERYRREYGILQRLRGVRGVTRPYGCERVNDRPILVLEEVQGVPLSEAVGRPFELARFLELAVSLTSTLAEIHLQGVIHKDIKPSNIIVTPTGEPHIIDFGAATLQRTEHVDAAPTHLIEGTLAYMSPEQTGRMNRALDYRTDFYSLGVTFYELLTGARPFQGGDALAWFHAHMALLPRPPHELISGIPPVVSAIVMRCLAKVAEERYQSAEGLMHDLAECVEGLRRGAIEDFVLGKRDIPSRFQLPQRLYGRDAHVATLLRGFERIVSGGKPELILVRGYSGIGKSSVVHELHKPVVQRRGFFLSGKFDQLQRDVPYATLAQAIRGLVQQLLAGTDAEVAQWRERLREALQGNGQVIVELVPQLALVMGPQAVVPELPPAEAQHRFNQVFLQFLGAFATVEHPLVMFLDDLQWADLASLRLLQFLLIEENAPPVLWIGAYRDNEVSLSHPLMMTLGEVRKAKTPVTDLQLEPLSLEQVQQLVGDALPGAGAELIVPLSEQVQQKTGGNPFFLLQLMLALHHDGLLSRAPGGGWRWEAEGVRAKGYSDNIVDFMARSLHQLPASTQHLLPLAACVGNSFSLGMLAVISGMEADEAERGLEPALQEGLVVRSALEEYRFLHDRIQQAAHAFILERERKAIHLRIGRLLLEGLSPEEVREKLFEIVSQLNTGVELISSPEERHRLARLNAEAGWKARASSAHGSAAAYLSMAFALIPGDPWATDHALAFKVQLEQASSELMSGNAAEARRLLQGLRTRVRSRGEIAAAYGLMHEVHLIAGELQASVTCLLESLSLLGMPMDPHPSWEEAAAAREEVLALLGGRSIESLVDLPLMTDADMKPVMSVLARLFPSAYLTDNNLLVLHVCRMVALSLRYGNTNESVIGYSSLGVLLGPFFKSYQEGHAYGLLACALIDRYNLANERARALFNLEMISYWCRPLAVAHEHALSGFQHALQTNNYLFACYIVGHLVWNRMALGHNLDDVYQDGVARMDFMRKTGFVGVEETTLIVLRYVQQLRGLAPTFGTLDGDGFDEKSLEAALSPAHMSGMVCQYWLSKMQARFMCGSYGEARAAGDQAAAFIWAFIGIIPLLDFHLFRALTLVACCEGAAEEERQRYLKDAEAHWRQLEEWADTCPGTFRALERLVFAELSRLRGRLDEALPAYEEALRMARENGFIQHVALACELAANFYRRRQAPFIAEAYARQAREAYAQWGAHGKVKQLDALWPSLVTLAAPASATNTTTSEGREIDALAVVKAQQAVSSEIVLERLVSTLMRVATENAGAQRGALLLPRGDKLVAVAVTVSTAGGAQSLPPEEAEASLPWTILSYVRRTREHVLIGDASAPHPFSSDPYLARSGAWSVLCLPLMRQESLSGVMYLENRLASGAFTPGRIMLLGQLASQAAISIENARLYAELQHTEAALRSANDELERRVDERTRELKQAQAQLVDTARAAGMAEVASDVLHNVGNVLTSAVINLDQMRSAVAASRLERAAQLSAMLKEHRENLVEFLTHHPRGRVLPDYLSALTEELRHERTQLRANIHEMGLHIEHIHAIIRVQQDYAKSSLMLDKWDLAQLIEDSLRFQLPTLQRHGVSVTCELANVPRVRVDKHKVLQILINLLRNAKDAMAEVPEEHRHVCVKLGAQGHMARIQVVDSGKGFTPEIRKRLFSHGFTTRKEGHGFGLHSSALAAQAMGGRLLLESEGPGKGATATLELPLQKAV; the protein is encoded by the coding sequence ATGCTGAACCTTCAGGGGTACACGTTCCGCCGTCCTGTCCGCGCCACCGGCTCGAACATGCTGTTTCAGGCGGTGCGGGAGGTGGATGGCGCACCGGTCATCATCAAGACGCCGGTGGGCCCCGCCATCGGCCCGCGCGAGGACGAGCGGTACCGCCGGGAGTACGGCATCCTTCAGCGGCTCCGGGGCGTGCGCGGCGTCACCCGGCCTTATGGCTGCGAGCGGGTCAATGACCGTCCCATTCTGGTCTTGGAGGAGGTGCAAGGCGTGCCCCTCTCCGAGGCGGTGGGCAGGCCCTTCGAGCTCGCCCGCTTCCTGGAGCTGGCCGTCTCGCTGACTTCGACCCTCGCGGAGATCCACCTCCAGGGCGTCATCCACAAGGACATCAAGCCCTCCAACATCATCGTCACTCCCACGGGCGAGCCGCACATCATCGATTTTGGCGCCGCCACCCTCCAGCGGACCGAGCATGTGGATGCGGCTCCGACCCACCTGATCGAGGGAACGCTGGCCTACATGTCCCCGGAGCAGACCGGGCGCATGAACCGCGCGCTGGACTACCGGACCGACTTCTATTCCCTGGGCGTGACGTTCTACGAACTCCTCACGGGAGCCCGGCCGTTCCAGGGGGGTGACGCGCTCGCGTGGTTCCATGCCCACATGGCGCTGCTGCCGAGGCCGCCACATGAGCTCATCTCCGGCATCCCGCCCGTGGTGTCCGCGATCGTGATGCGGTGCCTGGCCAAGGTGGCCGAGGAGCGCTACCAGAGCGCCGAGGGGTTGATGCATGACCTCGCGGAGTGCGTGGAGGGCCTGCGCCGGGGCGCCATCGAGGACTTCGTGCTGGGCAAGCGGGACATCCCCAGCCGCTTCCAGCTTCCCCAGCGGCTCTACGGGCGAGACGCTCACGTCGCCACGTTGCTGCGAGGCTTCGAGCGAATCGTGAGTGGGGGTAAGCCCGAGCTCATCCTGGTCCGCGGCTACTCCGGCATTGGCAAGTCGTCGGTGGTCCACGAGCTGCACAAGCCCGTGGTCCAGCGGCGAGGGTTCTTCCTCAGCGGCAAGTTCGATCAGCTCCAGCGGGATGTTCCCTATGCCACCCTGGCCCAAGCCATCCGGGGGCTGGTGCAGCAGTTGTTGGCAGGCACCGACGCGGAGGTTGCCCAGTGGCGTGAGCGCTTGCGCGAGGCCCTCCAGGGCAACGGCCAGGTCATCGTGGAGCTGGTTCCTCAGCTCGCGCTCGTCATGGGCCCGCAGGCCGTGGTTCCGGAGCTTCCGCCCGCCGAGGCGCAGCACCGCTTCAACCAGGTGTTCCTCCAGTTCCTCGGAGCCTTCGCCACTGTCGAGCACCCGCTCGTCATGTTCCTGGATGATCTGCAGTGGGCGGACCTGGCCAGCCTCCGGCTCCTCCAGTTTCTCCTCATCGAAGAGAACGCGCCACCGGTGCTGTGGATCGGGGCCTACCGGGACAACGAGGTCAGCCTCTCCCACCCGCTGATGATGACGCTCGGGGAGGTGCGCAAGGCGAAGACCCCGGTCACCGATCTCCAGCTCGAGCCGCTGAGCCTGGAGCAGGTCCAGCAGCTCGTCGGCGATGCGCTCCCCGGCGCGGGGGCGGAGCTCATCGTGCCGCTCTCGGAGCAAGTCCAACAGAAGACCGGCGGCAACCCGTTCTTCCTCCTTCAGTTGATGCTGGCGCTGCACCACGATGGCCTCCTCAGCCGCGCTCCCGGGGGCGGATGGCGCTGGGAGGCCGAGGGCGTCCGGGCCAAGGGCTACTCGGACAACATCGTCGACTTCATGGCTCGCAGCCTGCACCAGCTTCCCGCGAGCACCCAGCACCTGCTCCCCCTGGCGGCGTGCGTGGGCAACAGCTTTTCCCTGGGGATGCTGGCCGTCATCTCCGGCATGGAGGCGGACGAGGCGGAGCGGGGCCTCGAGCCGGCGCTCCAGGAGGGCCTGGTGGTGCGCAGCGCCCTGGAGGAATACCGGTTCCTGCACGATCGCATCCAGCAGGCGGCGCATGCCTTCATCCTCGAGAGAGAGCGCAAGGCGATCCACCTGCGCATCGGGCGACTGCTGCTGGAGGGCCTGTCTCCCGAGGAGGTCCGCGAGAAGCTCTTCGAGATCGTCAGCCAGCTCAACACCGGGGTGGAACTGATCAGCAGCCCCGAGGAGCGCCACCGTCTCGCGCGCCTGAACGCCGAGGCAGGTTGGAAGGCCCGGGCTTCGAGCGCGCACGGCTCGGCCGCCGCCTATCTCTCGATGGCCTTCGCGCTCATCCCAGGTGATCCCTGGGCGACGGACCACGCGCTGGCTTTCAAGGTGCAGCTCGAGCAAGCGAGCAGCGAGCTCATGAGCGGCAACGCCGCCGAGGCTCGCCGCCTGTTGCAGGGGCTGCGAACCCGGGTCCGGAGCCGGGGGGAGATCGCCGCTGCCTACGGCCTGATGCATGAGGTGCACCTCATCGCCGGAGAGCTTCAGGCCTCCGTCACCTGCCTCCTGGAGAGCCTGTCCCTGCTGGGCATGCCGATGGACCCGCATCCCTCTTGGGAGGAGGCCGCGGCCGCCCGGGAGGAGGTCCTGGCGCTGCTGGGGGGCCGCTCCATCGAGAGCCTCGTCGATCTGCCGCTGATGACGGACGCGGACATGAAGCCGGTGATGAGCGTCCTGGCCCGCCTCTTCCCGTCGGCCTACCTCACCGACAACAACCTGCTCGTCCTCCACGTCTGCCGGATGGTCGCCCTGAGCCTCCGCTACGGCAACACCAACGAGTCCGTCATCGGATACAGCTCGCTGGGCGTGCTGCTGGGTCCGTTCTTCAAGAGCTATCAGGAGGGCCACGCCTATGGCCTGCTCGCCTGCGCGCTCATCGATCGTTACAACCTGGCCAACGAGCGGGCCCGGGCGCTCTTCAACCTGGAGATGATCAGCTACTGGTGCCGGCCCCTGGCCGTCGCGCACGAGCACGCCTTGAGCGGCTTCCAGCACGCGCTCCAGACCAACAACTACCTGTTCGCCTGCTACATCGTCGGCCATCTCGTCTGGAACCGGATGGCCCTGGGGCACAACCTGGACGACGTCTACCAGGACGGCGTCGCCCGGATGGACTTCATGCGCAAGACTGGCTTCGTGGGGGTGGAGGAGACCACCCTCATCGTCCTGCGCTACGTGCAGCAGCTCCGGGGCCTTGCGCCCACGTTCGGCACGCTGGACGGGGATGGCTTCGACGAGAAGTCCCTCGAGGCCGCGCTGTCGCCGGCTCACATGAGCGGCATGGTGTGCCAGTACTGGCTCTCCAAGATGCAGGCGCGCTTCATGTGCGGCTCCTATGGAGAGGCCCGTGCCGCGGGAGACCAGGCCGCGGCGTTCATCTGGGCCTTCATTGGCATCATTCCGCTCCTGGACTTCCACCTCTTCCGAGCCCTGACCCTGGTCGCGTGTTGCGAGGGCGCGGCGGAGGAGGAGCGGCAGCGGTATCTCAAGGACGCCGAGGCCCACTGGCGGCAGCTCGAAGAGTGGGCAGACACCTGCCCGGGGACCTTTCGCGCGCTCGAGCGGCTGGTCTTCGCGGAGCTGTCCCGCCTCCGGGGCCGCCTGGACGAAGCGCTCCCCGCGTACGAGGAGGCTCTTCGCATGGCCCGCGAGAATGGCTTCATCCAGCACGTGGCGCTCGCGTGCGAGCTGGCGGCGAACTTCTACCGCAGGCGGCAGGCCCCGTTCATCGCGGAGGCCTACGCGCGCCAGGCCCGCGAGGCGTACGCGCAGTGGGGCGCCCACGGCAAGGTCAAGCAGCTGGATGCCCTGTGGCCTTCTCTCGTGACGTTGGCTGCACCTGCGAGCGCCACCAACACCACCACCTCGGAGGGCCGGGAGATCGACGCGCTCGCTGTGGTCAAGGCTCAGCAGGCCGTCTCCAGCGAGATCGTCCTCGAGCGGCTGGTGTCCACACTCATGCGGGTCGCCACCGAGAACGCGGGGGCCCAGCGTGGAGCGTTGCTGCTCCCGCGGGGTGACAAGCTCGTGGCCGTGGCCGTGACGGTGAGCACCGCAGGCGGCGCGCAGTCCCTCCCGCCCGAGGAGGCAGAGGCCTCGCTGCCTTGGACGATCCTCTCTTACGTCCGGCGGACGCGCGAGCATGTGCTCATCGGCGACGCGTCGGCGCCTCACCCGTTCTCGTCTGATCCCTACCTCGCGCGCAGCGGAGCCTGGTCCGTGCTCTGCCTGCCACTGATGCGCCAGGAGTCCCTGTCGGGAGTGATGTACCTGGAGAACCGGCTCGCCTCCGGGGCGTTCACACCGGGCCGCATCATGCTGCTGGGGCAGCTGGCCTCGCAGGCCGCCATCTCGATCGAGAACGCACGGCTGTACGCCGAGCTCCAGCACACCGAGGCTGCGCTGCGCAGCGCCAACGACGAGCTGGAGCGGAGGGTGGACGAGCGCACGCGCGAGCTCAAGCAGGCGCAGGCCCAGCTGGTGGACACGGCGCGAGCGGCGGGCATGGCCGAGGTCGCCTCGGATGTGCTGCACAACGTTGGCAACGTGCTCACCAGCGCCGTCATCAACCTGGACCAGATGCGCTCCGCGGTCGCGGCCTCGCGCCTGGAGCGGGCGGCGCAGCTCTCCGCCATGCTCAAGGAGCACCGGGAGAACCTGGTGGAGTTCCTGACGCACCACCCGCGGGGCCGCGTCCTCCCGGACTACCTCTCTGCGCTCACCGAGGAGCTCCGTCACGAGCGGACCCAGCTCCGGGCGAACATTCATGAGATGGGCCTGCACATCGAGCACATCCACGCCATCATCCGGGTGCAGCAGGACTACGCGAAGAGTTCCCTCATGCTCGATAAGTGGGACCTCGCGCAGCTCATTGAGGACAGCCTGCGCTTCCAGCTGCCCACGCTGCAGCGCCACGGTGTCTCGGTGACGTGCGAGCTCGCCAACGTGCCCCGGGTGCGAGTGGACAAGCACAAGGTGCTGCAGATCCTCATCAACCTCCTGCGCAACGCCAAGGACGCCATGGCAGAGGTGCCCGAGGAGCACCGTCACGTGTGTGTGAAGCTGGGGGCCCAGGGGCATATGGCGCGGATCCAGGTGGTGGACAGCGGCAAGGGCTTCACGCCGGAGATCCGCAAGCGGCTCTTCTCGCACGGCTTCACCACGCGCAAGGAGGGGCATGGCTTTGGCCTGCACTCGAGCGCGCTGGCGGCGCAGGCGATGGGAGGCCGCCTCCTGCTGGAGAGCGAAGGGCCCGGCAAGGGCGCCACGGCTACGCTCGAGCTCCCGCTCCAGAAGGCCGTGTGA
- a CDS encoding TetR/AcrR family transcriptional regulator — protein MEPKTSTRQRDAERTRAALLTAARTLFSTRGFANTGVRDVAELAGVNSSLVGRYFGSKQGLYRATLELVLDITPMLQGDRRRFGKTVVSLFLGAEDAPGPLAMLILSAADPEAYATSVELLRKKAIEPLARWLGPPDGEGRAARLNILWSGFLISWKLLPIQQLTEVRHSSTRRWLEAEIQAIVDEGET, from the coding sequence ATGGAGCCCAAGACGTCGACCCGTCAACGAGACGCCGAGCGCACGCGCGCCGCCCTGCTCACCGCCGCCCGGACGCTGTTCTCCACACGAGGCTTCGCCAACACGGGTGTGCGCGACGTGGCGGAGCTGGCCGGGGTGAATTCCTCGCTCGTCGGCCGCTACTTCGGCTCGAAGCAGGGGCTGTACCGGGCGACGCTGGAGCTAGTGCTCGACATCACCCCGATGCTCCAGGGAGATCGGCGCCGCTTCGGGAAGACGGTGGTGTCCCTCTTCCTCGGGGCGGAGGACGCCCCGGGCCCGCTGGCGATGCTGATCCTCTCGGCAGCTGACCCCGAGGCCTATGCGACGAGTGTCGAGTTGCTCCGGAAGAAGGCGATCGAACCCCTGGCTCGCTGGTTGGGCCCTCCAGATGGCGAGGGGCGCGCGGCGCGGCTCAACATCCTCTGGAGCGGGTTTCTCATCAGTTGGAAGCTGCTGCCCATCCAGCAGCTCACAGAGGTGCGCCACTCCTCCACCCGCCGCTGGCTGGAGGCCGAGATCCAAGCGATCGTAGACGAAGGCGAGACCTGA
- a CDS encoding SMP-30/gluconolactonase/LRE family protein produces the protein MSRFLSKSLAACVLLAGAQVLAAPPKAYRQEVVVAGSHFQGVHGLVVDGKGHLLASNLLGQTVHSVDLSTGAVSTLVGPPLGGADDVTLGPDGSVYWTGYFTGQLMRRTPDGKTRVIAKELPGLNSLAFRRDGRFYVTQVGRGDALWEVDPNGKKPPRKILSGPGFLNGFEFGPDDRLYGPLLMKGQIVRVDVDTGSIETVADGFGMPTAVNFDARRENLYVVDSVRGELVRVRLPSGAKEVVAKLPTGLDNLAVGPDDQVYVSNMVDNDIRVVNPADGSIRVLVESRLAVPSGLAVAPDDPDEQLYVADVYALRRVGGREGKIQQTTRVLSTRMTFPMNVSLSAKHVVLSSAYLGSLQVLDRASGEVLRTIPNTNGIQGALELADGSLLVAEAATGKLVRVSTAEPAVTTVLAEGLEGPMGLAADTEAQEPGVYVTEVRSGKVTRVRLSDGAKSTVAKGLKAPEGIARHPDGGLIVAEVGRKRLVRIEPATGRLTVLASNLRIGLPESAGLPPGYLPTGIAVGGSGTIYVTSDIESALYRFVPVP, from the coding sequence ATGTCCCGATTCCTCTCCAAGTCTCTGGCCGCCTGTGTGTTGCTGGCGGGTGCCCAGGTTCTGGCTGCTCCTCCGAAGGCCTACCGCCAGGAGGTGGTGGTGGCCGGCTCTCACTTCCAGGGCGTCCACGGGCTCGTCGTCGATGGCAAGGGACACCTGCTGGCCAGCAATCTGCTCGGCCAGACGGTCCACTCCGTCGACCTGAGCACGGGCGCGGTGAGCACCCTGGTGGGGCCTCCGCTGGGTGGCGCGGATGATGTGACGCTGGGGCCCGACGGCTCGGTCTACTGGACCGGCTACTTCACCGGCCAGCTGATGCGGCGCACCCCGGATGGAAAGACGCGCGTCATCGCCAAGGAGCTGCCGGGCCTCAACTCGTTGGCCTTCCGCCGCGATGGCCGCTTCTACGTCACCCAGGTTGGCCGAGGCGATGCGCTGTGGGAAGTGGACCCGAACGGGAAGAAGCCACCTCGGAAGATCCTCTCGGGGCCCGGATTCCTCAACGGCTTCGAGTTCGGACCGGATGACCGGCTGTACGGTCCACTTCTGATGAAGGGGCAGATCGTCCGCGTGGACGTGGACACGGGCAGCATCGAGACCGTGGCGGATGGCTTTGGGATGCCCACCGCCGTCAACTTCGACGCACGCCGCGAGAACCTCTATGTGGTCGACTCGGTACGGGGCGAGCTGGTCCGTGTTCGGCTGCCCTCGGGCGCCAAGGAGGTCGTCGCGAAGCTGCCCACTGGGCTCGACAACCTGGCCGTGGGTCCGGATGACCAAGTGTACGTGTCCAACATGGTCGACAACGACATCCGCGTGGTCAATCCCGCAGATGGTTCGATCCGGGTTTTGGTCGAGTCGCGCCTGGCCGTGCCTTCCGGTCTCGCCGTTGCGCCGGATGACCCGGACGAGCAGCTGTACGTGGCGGATGTATATGCCCTGCGCCGCGTGGGCGGGCGCGAGGGGAAGATCCAGCAGACGACCCGCGTGCTCTCCACCCGGATGACGTTCCCCATGAACGTGAGTCTGAGCGCGAAGCACGTGGTGCTGAGCAGTGCCTATCTGGGCAGCCTGCAGGTGCTGGATCGGGCCTCGGGAGAGGTCCTGCGGACGATTCCCAACACCAACGGCATCCAGGGCGCGCTTGAGCTCGCGGATGGGTCGCTGCTCGTCGCCGAAGCGGCCACGGGCAAGCTGGTACGCGTGAGTACTGCCGAGCCCGCGGTGACCACAGTGCTCGCCGAGGGCTTGGAGGGGCCCATGGGCCTCGCCGCTGACACGGAGGCGCAGGAGCCCGGGGTGTACGTCACGGAGGTGCGCTCGGGGAAGGTGACCCGGGTGCGCCTGTCGGATGGCGCCAAGAGCACGGTGGCCAAGGGCCTCAAGGCTCCAGAGGGCATCGCCCGGCATCCAGATGGAGGGCTGATCGTCGCCGAGGTGGGCCGCAAGCGGCTGGTGCGCATCGAACCGGCCACGGGTCGGCTAACCGTGCTCGCGAGCAACCTGCGCATCGGTCTGCCCGAGAGCGCGGGCCTGCCGCCTGGCTACCTCCCCACGGGGATTGCGGTGGGCGGCTCGGGAACCATCTACGTGACGTCCGACATCGAGAGCGCCCTCTACCGATTCGTCCCAGTTCCCTGA
- a CDS encoding DUF4142 domain-containing protein has protein sequence MKLKHCLLGVGLLGVLGMGGACAHGRQESARKAQEKVQETVAKKAAFVDQLGLIDQKEIALADLALEKSTDIQVRALAHQLREHHQQQLATLERYARTQALSLALVDLSYQTGVGGAGGAGMEGRPQGAPQTSASSDRQVEKQIHQFSKSLREISGKHGRDFDKAFLEEVRKDQQQALELTEKGLKQYEGDPALVLLLSRNRPLFEQQEAHARRLREAIG, from the coding sequence ATGAAGCTGAAACACTGTCTGCTGGGCGTGGGGCTGTTGGGAGTCCTGGGGATGGGGGGCGCCTGTGCCCATGGGCGGCAGGAGTCCGCGAGAAAGGCGCAGGAGAAGGTCCAAGAGACCGTTGCCAAAAAGGCCGCGTTCGTTGATCAGTTGGGACTGATCGATCAGAAGGAGATCGCTCTCGCTGATCTGGCGCTGGAGAAGTCCACTGACATCCAAGTGCGTGCCCTGGCGCACCAGCTGAGAGAGCACCATCAACAGCAGCTGGCCACCCTGGAGAGATATGCCCGCACCCAAGCGCTGAGCCTCGCCCTGGTAGACCTCTCCTATCAGACCGGTGTCGGAGGCGCGGGGGGCGCGGGGATGGAGGGGCGTCCGCAAGGTGCGCCGCAGACCTCCGCGAGCAGTGACCGCCAGGTGGAGAAGCAGATCCACCAGTTCTCCAAGTCGCTCCGCGAGATCTCGGGCAAGCACGGCCGGGACTTCGACAAGGCCTTCCTGGAAGAGGTGCGGAAGGACCAGCAGCAAGCGTTGGAACTCACCGAGAAGGGCCTGAAGCAGTACGAGGGCGATCCGGCGCTTGTCCTGCTGCTGAGCAGGAACCGCCCGCTCTTCGAGCAGCAGGAGGCACACGCCCGGAGGCTCCGGGAGGCCATCGGCTGA